From the genome of Maniola hyperantus chromosome 9, iAphHyp1.2, whole genome shotgun sequence:
GATGTGAAAGAAGTTAAGAAACCTGTCACGAAAAACAACACAACTGTTAAAAGGAAGTATGTCAAGAAAGCTACATCTGAGGATGCACCCGTAAAGAAAAAGCAAGCCAAGAGTGCAGCCAAAAATGCTACAAGTGCCGACACAAGTATGTTGCATTATATATCTTATCaatctatacatattatattatttagggAAAAGacttgtttgtaatcgatagtCTGAAACTACtcatatagttatttaatcagtatttttattatttactagctgatgcccgcgacttcgcccgcgtggaattttaaaaatcccgtgggaactctttgattttccgggataaaaagtagcctatgtcactcttcaggtctttatctatacccatgaaaaaatcacgtcaaacgattgcaccgttgcgacgtgattgaaggacaaaccaataaaccaacaaacaaacacactttgcatttataataagggattatataatcggggtatgaggctggggggTGCCCCCCACTTCCGCACGTCATCCGCCCTCCCAGCACCGGGTAAGCGGGAGATGTGCGGGCATGCGAGGCTAGATATTaggtatcactacccatattataaatacgaaagtgtgtttgtttgtccttcaatcacgtcgcaacggattgacgtgattttttgcttgggtataattaattacctggagagtgatataggctatttttagggttccgtacctcaaaaggaaaaacggaacctttataggatcactttgttatctgtctgtctgtctgtccgtcaagaaacctacagggtacttcctgttgacctagaatcatgaaactcggcaggtaggtagatcttatagctgacatttggggaaaaatctgaaaaccgtgaatttagggttagatcacacacaaaaaattaaattgtggtcatcaactaataattagtattttcaacttttgaagtgagataactatatcaagtggggtatcatatgaaagttctttaCAGGTAGGTtctacctgtacattctaaaacagattttttatttatttttatgcgtaatagtttttgaattatcgtgcaaaatgtctaaaaaatacgactgtagtacggaaccctccgtgtgcgagcctgactcgcacttggccggtttttttataccggaaaatcaaagagttcccacgggatttttaatagctagatattaaattaaaaacgttTCTACCAACCATCTTTTTTTTGCGTAACACATGCTTTTACACATTTTTAAGTGTGAATACAGTAAATTAAACCTTAAAACTTGTTTATTATGTTACAACATTGTGACAACCATTTCACGTAGGGATAAaagcatagagcagaaacaaagaggagttggcctaagcaactgtgcactgtgattttcaactaggtcctgacgtcatcactgtgggcggggccttagttagtatgctgtctgcgttcgtcaggttcacatatattgagactcgtattatcggtgtgttttcgcgtttttaagaacaaaaggatgaagtgttgtgttttatcgtgtcaaagttattcagacagacgttctgatgctatgaatggtatcacatttcatttgtaagtaattttatacgtaatttctacacttattgacatctagtgtgagatagctgaactatgtagtgacatcaatatatcgatgttaggtcgctaagcgagtagttttgctactaacccgcagatggaaaattgagaagtgggcggcgttccacaacccctcaccccgcaaaatgtcactcgatatttcataggtaaatcttaatacaacatctcctctttgtttctgctctatggataAAAGGCCACAAACGTTATTTTAATTGAATGACttgtttgttaaaataaaatcttttttaggtGTCATCAGAGAGCATAATCCTAAACTTGATATATCGAAAATGGATGCaaactattataaaattttgcTGGCAAATGATGGTAAGATCATATTTTTGTCTATATTACTACGTATTATATTAAAATCACTCACTGAAGCAGCAATGtggaaccaaccaatgtcaaatgagtggttattcgctaattcagtgttagacactgagttagcgaataacCCCGCTATACGCTGGGCGGCCCGGGACGGACATAACTCTAGGAACCTATCtcccaaatttcaagtttataggctttatagttcctgagatttcgtgattagtcagtcagtcagtgagtgagtggtatttcgctttttgtataatatatggaatatggatattataatatgtacaacgttcgttttagtatacgcaaaaaccgaaaaCATGTTGAAtagttttacataaagaataaatatacaaaatttcaaaaatatttaatgaaaacttacgaagttataagccaCTAAGCTTTTGTATTCAGTTGTTGTCCCACAAAAACATATTCACCCCAAGAAAGCaactgtgagcgaacgggacggctagcATCGATCctgcgcgctcccgctcgcacgcgtcgaatcagctggtgcatgcggtcattcaactaggtgttccaTCTTGCAGGatgttaaagtattttttggtcaaaatataacccatAGTAagaatgattgcaatcgattacCGGCcattttcaggttttgcgtatactaaaactaacgttgtataagaCGCATGCTCATAGCCATACATCTACGCTGATTCCTGTTTGGATCGGCCTATCGCAACCACCGTTTTACTGTAAAACTTAAGGATCAGTCCACAAAAATATTTGAGACTAGATGGATGCGCGCGACTTTGTTGATGcgcgcgttgatttaggttttttaaaaatctcgtgggaactctaattttccgggataaaaagtagcctatgtcctttctcgggatgcaagctatctccgtaccttactcaaaatcggttgaacggatgggccgtgaaaagctagcagacagacagacacactttcgcatttataatattagtatggattaataaaagtaattttcGAGTTACATTTCAACATATTTATGTTTCAGTTATTAGGAAGCAGTTTCCAAATAAATCCAAACATTTAATTGAACAACTATTTGAGCCAGTTGATGCAAAGCAGCAAGCCGGAAAAAAGCAACCTACTAAACGAAGTAGTTTATCCAAGAAACCACCAACCAAAGAAAGggagaacaaacaaaatggtaaGTCAAAAGACAAATCAGACTGTACGTTTAATAATTTTAGGCTTAGTTCGTGGTTAAAcgacatattataatgtaaactagcttatgcccgcgacttcgtccgcgtggactacacaaattttaaacccctattttacacccttagggttgatctttaactatgagattttaacatatgagcttaataaaatatgtaatactgctaattgcaaaaatattaactacaaaacttctttatagacacttcaaaactgacagagtttcatacaaacttcaaaccccttttaccccttcaggggttgaattttgaaaaattctttcttagcggacgcctccgttataatagctatctgcatgccgaatttaagcgtgatccgtccagtagtttgagctgtgcgttgatagatcagccagtcagtcagtcagtcaccttttccttttatatatataactagcttatgcccgcgacttcgtccgcgtggactacacaaattttaaacccctattttacacccttaggtttgatttttaagtatgagattttaagataagcttaataaaatatgtcatgtactgctaattgcaaaaatattaactacaaaacttctttatcgacacttcaaaactgtcagactttcatacaaacttcaaacccctattttacccctttaggggttgaattttgaaaaatcctttcttagtggacgcctacgttataatagctatctgcatgccgaatttcagcgtgatccgtccagtagtttgaactgtgcgttgatagatcagtcagtcagtcagtcaccttttccttttatatataatttagtgtaaattgcaaaatttcatgcttttaacttcaaaactgacagagtttcatacaaacttcaaatccctatttcacccctttaggggttgaattttgaaaaatcctttcttagcggacgcctacgttataatagctatctgcatgccgaatttcagcgtgacccgtccagtagtttgagctgtgcgttgatagatcagtcagtcagtcagtcagtcaccgtttccttttatatatatagatgtaaaTAACGGGCACATATCACGATTAATatgatgattttgaattatcgatatttcgacccagttgCATGCGTCATGACGGGACagcagtgctgcgagagatgaagttcgagctgtcgtGGGCAGTATCGAAGTACTtgctttcttgttcttttcgttgaaacttcacgagctgtccgccGACGTGgccacgactcatgcaactggaTTGCAgtatcgataattcaaaatcatcatataaatcatggtatgtacccgttatttacattataaaaggtatgtgtaatatatatttatggTTAAATCTATTTCTTATTAGAGATGTAAAATTGTGTTGTTATTTCCAGATGATGATTTATGTTATATgataaacctaaaaaaaaaacgctGAGAAATCTACAAAACGAAAGCAAGGACCTAAGAATGTACCTAAAAAGCATTCACCCGAAAAAAGTGATGTCAAAGCTATTCTCACATCAAAAAATGAATCAAAgggtatgtttattttttagtttagactatagtccgcgacaggtgagatggcaatcgtggtatgaggcggggagacgtcccgcacacccgcacgtcagccgTGTTCGCCCGGACCAGGTTGGCGCGGGGGCTATGTGCGTGTGTGtggcgtccccacctcgattgccatttcaacctgtcgcgtactatacattccTTATTTCGTTTTAAAGATTCTTAAGTTTCATAGATTTGAAATTCCAATTTTATTTACAGATGATGCTGATACGATGattaacacaaaaaatactGAACAGTCTATTAAAAGAAAGCATAAGTTATCACTTAATCGCAAAATTGAAAAGGCTGGACCTCCTAAAAAAGTCGTAGACTGCGTTAGAAAAGAGaaagaaatatgtaaaaaaGGGAAACCTGTTATAAATAGGACGAAAAATCAAGGGATAGTCACTGATAACTCTATTGAAAATTGTAACTTTGTCGATTGTTCTGATAGAATAGAACAAGCATCTAGAAGCTCCAATATATCATGGACAAAAGATATATCTAGCTCTAGCAACTCATCTCTGCATACAGtctattcaaataaatattattattttgataataaaataccagTTGTGCAGTTATACAACATTAAAGAAAACTTAAAGAATGATAAAAAATGTTCATATGATGGTGATAATCGTTATGCGGGTTCAGAAAGTGTTGTTGACAGTGTGATTAAAGGAAAACTAAATACTATGACTGAAATTGATCCAGAATATTGTGGCTCTTTAGGTCTTAATAATCGCAGGTTTTCGAGATCGTCAAGTTCGAGTTCGGACCAAAAAGAGTTTAATTTTTGTTCAGAACAAAACAGAATCAACAATAATTGTAGTACAGTGATTGAAGAAAATGTTGCTGATTTTACACGCTCTTCATTACGTCTCAGCACTTCATCCACTTGTAGCTCTAGTTCCAGTTCCAGTAGCAGCTCGTCAGCTAGCGCTAGTGGTAGTGTGGCTTCGCTAAAAAATTTAGGCCAGAGTTTAGAAAAAACACACGAGACCAAGTTAGTCGGCGGTGCAAATATGTCTGTGAGCAGTGAATTAAAAATGATAGTGCAAAATCTCGATTTCAATCGTATAAAATTGGCCAAATCCTCATTTAAGAACACAAATAATAAACCATTGACAAAAAACGAGCAAGAACTAATAACTAGACTAAATGATATCTTCAAAGAAGAAACAATTGTGCAGAGCATGTGTCAACATGTTGAGCAAATAGAAATTGATGATGTTGACAAATATTTCAAATGCAGTGAATCTCTAGAAACTAGTAATACTCCTTGTCCTAAAACACCGGAAACCTATTATTCCAAAGATAGCCAAATTATAAATGAACATATTAGTAGAAATGAGGAATGCtataaacaaaataacaatGTTCAACAATATTATCCTGCTAAAGAAGCAGATGAAATAGCAGAAAAAATTGATAACAATTGTCATTTGAGCCATAACAAATTATCAAATAACTTGAATGTCCTGGGggataatgacgatgatgatgctTTATCTCTTTTCGCGGAAAGTTTAACGGGATTAGAATCTTGTAGAAGAAATAGTACATTCAATTCCGAAATGTCCAATTTTGAGGAATATGTTCCACAACCAGTAGTTACACATACGGAACAGTCGCGCAAAAAAATTATCTATCAGCCTTCGAAAATATCAAATAATTTTGAAGCCGAAATCCTAAAATGTAAAAAGCATGAGGCGGATTCTACATCTGTGTTGATTGACTTCAGTAACAAACCCAATATTCAGGAAAATAATATTGATGAGGATAAAGTGGGCAATTGTTCACAAAATCtacctacatcacaaaataTTGTTAGCAAAAACACTCCAGTGACAAACAAACCGCGTTTAATGGCATTGTATCATGAGCCAGCGCTCCACATAAGAAGCTTAGTTTTAAAGGGCTACTGTGTCTTTAACACTATATCAAAGTGTAAAAACGCTCATTGTAAATATCCTCACGAGTACCCTAATGTTAACAATGTTAAAAATACACTGCAAAGGATAAGTGAAAACTCGTTCATTCAAGAGTACATGTTCATGCGGAATTCGCCGCAACTCAGACGCAAATACGGCCTATGTTTTGTTGAAGAGTGCATCCGTCGCGAACTTACCAGGATCTTGGTGGAGATCGCGATAGACTTTATCGTCAAAACGAACCAACAATCGATGGAAGATAATGTTTTGAAATCGGAGGTAGTCGATACCGTTCTGATGTACCTAAACCAAGTTGATCTATCCGTTTGTGACGATTTGCTCTGGTTCAACTTGAAAAATGGCAGTGCAGACTTGCTGCTTTGCGATTATTTCATGAGTGTGATTGCAATGTCACAAAACTTTTCGCGATTCAAATCTGTTTTTATCAAGTTAACGGATTTAATGTATAGAAACGAAAGAGAGTTTAGTGTCAATGTTGCGGAGTCTATACTCGAGCGTTTTTGTATCTTGCCTTACGATGATTTATTGGCTCGGGCTTTGGTGATTATTTTGAAAAACACCGATGTCAGTATATTCTCTAATACTAAGATCGCCCATTTAGAGAAACAGCTTAATGCTTCAAATGGAGATTTGTACTATGAGCTTAAATTGGTTAAGGAACAAGCTTTAGTCAGTCAGCCGGTCCTGGGCGACC
Proteins encoded in this window:
- the LOC117985211 gene encoding uncharacterized protein codes for the protein MPPRKVNGSPTKAAEKKPRGRTKKVKPVLKTPSVVKTKLKLPTATTANENLENDGIPVEDVKEVIEPVAKNNATAKRKNVKKATTKDAPVKKKDQAKGAAKNATSVETSAIREHNPTCDISQMDANNHKMLLANDDVKEVKKPVTKNNTTVKRKYVKKATSEDAPVKKKQAKSAAKNATSADTSVIREHNPKLDISKMDANYYKILLANDVIRKQFPNKSKHLIEQLFEPVDAKQQAGKKQPTKRSSLSKKPPTKERENKQNGKSKDKSDYDADTMINTKNTEQSIKRKHKLSLNRKIEKAGPPKKVVDCVRKEKEICKKGKPVINRTKNQGIVTDNSIENCNFVDCSDRIEQASRSSNISWTKDISSSSNSSLHTVYSNKYYYFDNKIPVVQLYNIKENLKNDKKCSYDGDNRYAGSESVVDSVIKGKLNTMTEIDPEYCGSLGLNNRRFSRSSSSSSDQKEFNFCSEQNRINNNCSTVIEENVADFTRSSLRLSTSSTCSSSSSSSSSSSASASGSVASLKNLGQSLEKTHETKLVGGANMSVSSELKMIVQNLDFNRIKLAKSSFKNTNNKPLTKNEQELITRLNDIFKEETIVQSMCQHVEQIEIDDVDKYFKCSESLETSNTPCPKTPETYYSKDSQIINEHISRNEECYKQNNNVQQYYPAKEADEIAEKIDNNCHLSHNKLSNNLNVLGDNDDDDALSLFAESLTGLESCRRNSTFNSEMSNFEEYVPQPVVTHTEQSRKKIIYQPSKISNNFEAEILKCKKHEADSTSVLIDFSNKPNIQENNIDEDKVGNCSQNLPTSQNIVSKNTPVTNKPRLMALYHEPALHIRSLVLKGYCVFNTISKCKNAHCKYPHEYPNVNNVKNTLQRISENSFIQEYMFMRNSPQLRRKYGLCFVEECIRRELTRILVEIAIDFIVKTNQQSMEDNVLKSEVVDTVLMYLNQVDLSVCDDLLWFNLKNGSADLLLCDYFMSVIAMSQNFSRFKSVFIKLTDLMYRNEREFSVNVAESILERFCILPYDDLLARALVIILKNTDVSIFSNTKIAHLEKQLNASNGDLYYELKLVKEQALVSQPVLGDHRERVYKPLQSLGVDRMNTSNVGHMDKNIKRYSPDTTDLGHANKPPIKIQKNITTTFNRTINIDKLKNFGVRNNITTQYKFGTPVVKNPIQPMNFKSPSTLKIGENANTNLNVTTDGPNMRKWINRSIFNHHLKRNHNSFPSTSMWPQKAPFKRHSNRNFEGNPSKIKRYSGPSQYQNGLS